From Drosophila nasuta strain 15112-1781.00 chromosome X, ASM2355853v1, whole genome shotgun sequence, one genomic window encodes:
- the LOC132795778 gene encoding uncharacterized protein LOC132795778, which yields MQACSGCGLKLQILLCVFFALVMQTNCGRVIYYKDQNNTQSVAANEASQTSVEKSMLLAVNRAHCKHGYMYDHRNRCRRVV from the exons ATGCAAGCGTGCAGTGGATGTGGCTTAAAACTGCAAATATTACTATGCGTTTTTTTCGCACTTgtaatgcaaacaaattgtgGGCGTGTGATATACTACAAAGATCAAAACAATACTCAAAGCGTGGCTGCCAATGAGGCCAGCCAAACATCAGTGGAGAAGAGCATGCTTTTAGCTGTTAATCGTGCCCATTGCAAACACGGTTATATGTACGACCATCGCAATCGGTGCCGTCGA GTTGTGTGA
- the LOC132796355 gene encoding serine protease easter isoform X1 codes for MTPISLLFVVVVFSLATLWQLLLAAPNPDSRAAQTHYGNCYTADFGHGRCLLRSNCDFYDTNVLDATSKRHCNSQQRPNLVCCPREKNALPLVAPRIDNNTKLSTSEVTAAASHVAGNFNGDQLPKHPNCGTSFAFKVYGGNNTGLNEFPWTTLLEYTVQATGQTQRICGASFIAGRWLLTAAHCVHQSFLGSGRKLSGARLGEWNQTSNPDCITNWNGRRECAPPFIQASFDRTIIHPQFELENWTNDIALLRLTSAVDWSQHHPLEPVCLPPSSGAGGAAGSDQLEGSAVDVSGWGLTEKNNEPSAVKRKAVLLVQSQSQCQATYRNEGYSIIDSQICASGGRNVDSCSGDSGGPLTLETYTADRNLYVYQAGIVSYGKKRCGQANFPGVYTRVSSFMDWIEQTIRNNSDG; via the exons ATGACACCCATCTCGTTGTtgttcgttgtcgttgttttttcGCTGGCAACTCTGTGGCAATTACTCCTTGCTGCACCCAATCCAGATAGTCGAG CAGCACAGACACACTATGGCAACTGTTACACCGCAGACTTTGGGCATGGTCGCTGTCTCTTGCGCAGCAACTGTGATTTCTACGATACGAATGTTCTGGATGCAACGAGCAAGCGGCATTGCAACTCACAACAGAGACCCAATTTG GTCTGCTGTCCACGCGAAAAGAATGCGTTGCCTCTGGTCGCACCGCGTATCGATAACAACACAAAGCTAAGCACAAGTGAAGtaactgctgctgcctccCATGTGGCAGGCAATTTCAACGGCGATCAGCTGCCCAAGCATCCGAACTGTGGCACATCGTTTGCCTTTAAGGTGTACGGCGGCAACAACACCGGCCTTAATGAATTCCCCTGGACAACGTTGCTAGAGTACACGGTACAGGCAACGGGTCAAACGCAGCGTATTTGTGGCGCCTCCTTTATTGCCGGACGCTGGCTGCTCACAGCGGCCCATTGTGTGCATCAAAGTTTTCTGGGCAGTGGCCGCAAGTTAAGCGGCGCTAGGCTCGGTGAATGGAATCAGACAAGCAATCCGGATTGCATCACGAATTGGAATGGCAGACGGGAATGTGCACCACCGTTTATTCAGGCCAGCTTTGATCGCACAATTATCCATCCACAATTCGAGCTCGAGAACTGGACCAATGACATTGCTCTGCTGCGGCTCACCAGCGCCGTCGATTGGAGTCAGCATCACCCCTTGGAGCCTGTCTGCCTGCCGCCGTCGTCAGGAGCTGGCGGAGCAGCTGGCAGTGATCAACTTGAGGGCAGTGCCGTTGATGTCTCGGGCTGGGGTCTCACTGAGAAAAACAACGAGCCGAGCGCGGTTAAACGCAAAGCGGTGCTTCTCGTGCAGTCGCAAAGTCAATGCCAGGCCACATATAGGAATGAGGGTTATTCTATCATTGATAGTCAGATTTGCGCTAGTGGCGGTCGTAATGTCGACTCGTGTTCCGGTGATTCCGGTGGTCCGCTCACTCTCGAGACTTATACGGCCGATAGGAATCTTTATGTGTATCAGGCTGGCATCGTGTCGTATGGCAAAAAGCGTTGCGGCCAAGCGAATTTTCCGGGTGTTTACACCAGAGTCAGCAGCTTTATGGACTGGATTGAGCAGACCATACGCAACAACAGTGATGGGTAG
- the LOC132796355 gene encoding serine protease easter isoform X2, whose translation MTPISLLFVVVVFSLATLWQLLLAAPNPDSRAQTHYGNCYTADFGHGRCLLRSNCDFYDTNVLDATSKRHCNSQQRPNLVCCPREKNALPLVAPRIDNNTKLSTSEVTAAASHVAGNFNGDQLPKHPNCGTSFAFKVYGGNNTGLNEFPWTTLLEYTVQATGQTQRICGASFIAGRWLLTAAHCVHQSFLGSGRKLSGARLGEWNQTSNPDCITNWNGRRECAPPFIQASFDRTIIHPQFELENWTNDIALLRLTSAVDWSQHHPLEPVCLPPSSGAGGAAGSDQLEGSAVDVSGWGLTEKNNEPSAVKRKAVLLVQSQSQCQATYRNEGYSIIDSQICASGGRNVDSCSGDSGGPLTLETYTADRNLYVYQAGIVSYGKKRCGQANFPGVYTRVSSFMDWIEQTIRNNSDG comes from the exons ATGACACCCATCTCGTTGTtgttcgttgtcgttgttttttcGCTGGCAACTCTGTGGCAATTACTCCTTGCTGCACCCAATCCAGATAGTCGAG CACAGACACACTATGGCAACTGTTACACCGCAGACTTTGGGCATGGTCGCTGTCTCTTGCGCAGCAACTGTGATTTCTACGATACGAATGTTCTGGATGCAACGAGCAAGCGGCATTGCAACTCACAACAGAGACCCAATTTG GTCTGCTGTCCACGCGAAAAGAATGCGTTGCCTCTGGTCGCACCGCGTATCGATAACAACACAAAGCTAAGCACAAGTGAAGtaactgctgctgcctccCATGTGGCAGGCAATTTCAACGGCGATCAGCTGCCCAAGCATCCGAACTGTGGCACATCGTTTGCCTTTAAGGTGTACGGCGGCAACAACACCGGCCTTAATGAATTCCCCTGGACAACGTTGCTAGAGTACACGGTACAGGCAACGGGTCAAACGCAGCGTATTTGTGGCGCCTCCTTTATTGCCGGACGCTGGCTGCTCACAGCGGCCCATTGTGTGCATCAAAGTTTTCTGGGCAGTGGCCGCAAGTTAAGCGGCGCTAGGCTCGGTGAATGGAATCAGACAAGCAATCCGGATTGCATCACGAATTGGAATGGCAGACGGGAATGTGCACCACCGTTTATTCAGGCCAGCTTTGATCGCACAATTATCCATCCACAATTCGAGCTCGAGAACTGGACCAATGACATTGCTCTGCTGCGGCTCACCAGCGCCGTCGATTGGAGTCAGCATCACCCCTTGGAGCCTGTCTGCCTGCCGCCGTCGTCAGGAGCTGGCGGAGCAGCTGGCAGTGATCAACTTGAGGGCAGTGCCGTTGATGTCTCGGGCTGGGGTCTCACTGAGAAAAACAACGAGCCGAGCGCGGTTAAACGCAAAGCGGTGCTTCTCGTGCAGTCGCAAAGTCAATGCCAGGCCACATATAGGAATGAGGGTTATTCTATCATTGATAGTCAGATTTGCGCTAGTGGCGGTCGTAATGTCGACTCGTGTTCCGGTGATTCCGGTGGTCCGCTCACTCTCGAGACTTATACGGCCGATAGGAATCTTTATGTGTATCAGGCTGGCATCGTGTCGTATGGCAAAAAGCGTTGCGGCCAAGCGAATTTTCCGGGTGTTTACACCAGAGTCAGCAGCTTTATGGACTGGATTGAGCAGACCATACGCAACAACAGTGATGGGTAG
- the LOC132796357 gene encoding uncharacterized protein LOC132796357, whose amino-acid sequence MQLQRIILLVGCILTVLLAQCSQTIEARRLIFYNPQSKTLTGQLLISHRVKRPCPAGRMRDHRDRCRRAVIFARPK is encoded by the coding sequence atgcaactgcaacgaATAATTCTATTGGTGGGCTGCATTCTAACAGTGCTGTTGGCGCAATGCAGCCAAACGATAGAGGCGCGTCGACTCATCTTCTACAATCCGCAGAGCAAAACTTTAACTGGCCAACTGCTCATCTCTCATCGTGTTAAGCGTCCCTGTCCAGCCGGCAGGATGCGCGATCATCGTGATCGTTGTCGTCGTGCGGTCATCTTTGCACGTCCCAAGTGA
- the LOC132796356 gene encoding uncharacterized protein LOC132796356, translating to MLMLQRIHQLLLYAFCLLALVVFCAPAPSESRRVIFMAPPGIHRGQILATHGLEKPCQKCHMRDHRGNCRRIISYSSDGAKC from the exons atgTTGATGCTGCAACGTATCCATCAGTTACTTTTATACGCCTTCTGTCTGCTGGCCCTCGTTGTGTTCTGTGCTCCGGCACCGAGTGAATCACGACGCGTGATCTTCATGGCACCCCCGGGCATTCATCGTGGACAAATACTGGCCACACATGGCCTGGAGAAGCCCTGCCAGAAATGCCATATGCGAGATCATCGTGGCAATTGTCGGCGCATCATTTCATATAGTTCCG atGGCGCAAAGTGTTGA